A window of Chaetodon auriga isolate fChaAug3 chromosome 2, fChaAug3.hap1, whole genome shotgun sequence contains these coding sequences:
- the LOC143329897 gene encoding DDB1- and CUL4-associated factor 1-like isoform X2 gives MSSPQEEPSAAVSAVLSSALSAAVSAAMAVAMAVDAKADLAALLDEWEEAQQGTTEQLLSILTRISELLERETGEYHKADPDPFDDRHPGRADPDCMLGQLLKMLFMNDDFTNALLDTYIMTSRELDLNTAACRLLQNIMPGLETAVVFQEKEGLVEKMFTWAREAERPLCVYATGLLARAMSNQEVAASYREENAQLVPIMIQRLHELQTEEAKRPQNLPQDPQVETSQTSSISTAQQDKTEGEEEEEEGERSRPVSKASSKPLSQLGSALKAGSGGGGGSGSTRLLPDFIYQASPDPASRETEDRQGGRGGRRRAVKENGRKAKQKLNFTSSSHRTEEEAERNDSVDQPANSTSWSEMSSVVIGSDYRLSPLSPAMEQRLILQYLTPLGDYQELLAVFMQLDTRSLLMNYIDLRQTKNVQLTFDALLYLASLLLHKKFAAEFIAHGGVQKLLQIPRPSMAATGVSLCLYYLAYNQDAMERVCTLADGVLSDVVSYALWLLESSHASGVCHATMFFSISFSFRAVLQLFDHQDGLRRLVNLISTLEILNAENEVSVMSDDQVFSSRQTAKHTCMALRRYFEAHLAVKAEQVKQSLHPSDGGGVVPQQPFYKAYTYTREQVIEMMEFLINCGPPQLHWEPVEVFYKLSCVPLMLQLISAACDWRTYYGRSDTVRYALDILAILMVVPKVQLVLADTVDVLDETRSSVSTVGMSIILGVAEGEVFANDAEIQKSALQVIINCVCAPDQSLNTTGAFAVSPLRLSLHPQHPPTPHNRVLAHMWQVVQNNNGIKVLLSLLSVKMPITDADLIRGLACKALVGLSRSSAIRQIISKLPLFTSSHIQQLMKEPVLQDKRSEHVRFCRYAAELTERVSGKPLLMGTDVSLARLQRANVVAHSRITFSEKELLILIRNHLMVKGLHDTATTLVKEANLPVYPYLSLCPSSSSCSTPPPSSSSVIPRTCRFSGGITSRNVGHIGSSPVSSAAAASASTPTSSRSLGIPHLSCSSSPSALSSLTPHHGPHGQGSHPVGRISFTRERPVAHCSSGKKLRALKQKSDHGAFIQTPAMKKQLEPHLPSPPNLDSIITEYLREQHARCPNPVATCPPFSLFTPHRCPEPKQRRQAPLNFTARLGSRMLYPKYGGVDRACLDRHLIFSRFRPISVFHEGDGDESGFTCCAFSARERFLMLGTCSGHLKLYNVFSGEEVANYTCHTSAITHLEPSRDGKLLLTCASWSFPLSALWSMDGVFSKKNSFADDHYVEFSKLSQDRVIGTEDQVAHIYDIQTGQKTLTLNDPALANNYKRNCATFNPTDDLVLNDGVLWDVRASRAIHKFDKFNMNISGVFHPNGLEVIVNTEIWDLRTFHLLHTVPALDQCRLVFNSNATIMYGAMLQADDEDDAMDQQMKSPFGSSFRTFDATDYKPIATVDVKRNIFDLCTDAKDCYLAVIENQDTVSLDTVCRLYEVGRQKLPEEGDDDDQDDEDQDDDDSSDTDDDDEDDDEDLDTDPLIEELANNDDPEDGDQPNSPTDEEIADLLGGNSDDDNSDVDDSDDSDHSDRSDDGSDSFDPDNPNYPEQSDDETQILQALSDRWFS, from the exons ATGTCTTCCCCGCAAGAAGAACCGTCGGCCGCCGTGTCAGCCGTCCTGTCGTCTGCCCTGTCGGCCGCCGTGTCGGCTGCCATGGCAGTAGCCATGGCCGTGGACGCTAAGGCGGATCTCGCCGCGCTGCTAGATGAATGGGAAGAGGCGCAGCAGGgcaccacagagcagctgttgtcCATCCTCACAAG aataTCTGAGCTGCTTGAGCGGGAGACGGGAGAGTATCACAAAGCAGACCCTGATCCGTTCGATGACCGCCATCCAG GCCGGGCAGACCCAGACTGCATGCTGGGACAGCTGCTGAAGATGCTCTTTATGAACGATGACTTCACTAATGCG CTCTTGGACACATACATAATGACcagcagagagctggacctcAACACGGCCGCCTGTCGTCTGCTTCAGAACATCATGCCCGGCCTGGAGACCGCCGTCGTCTTCCAAGAGAAG GAAGGTCTGGTGGAGAAGATGTTCACCTGGGCTCGTGAAGCAGAGCGACCGCTGTGCGTCTACGCCACGGGCCTGCTGGCCAGAGCCATGAGCAACCAGGAAGTGGCGGCGAGCTACCGAGAGGAGAACGCTCAGCTG GTCCCGATCATGATTCAGCGCCTGCATGAGCTGCAAACTGAAGAGGCCAAGAGGCCCCAGAATCTACCTCAGGACCCTCAGGTTGAAACAAGCCAAACCTCAAGCATCTCAACAGCCCAGCAAGAcaagacagagggggaggaggaggaggaggagggggagaggagcaGGCCAGTGTCAAAGGCCAGTTCCAAACCTTTGTCACAGCTCGGTTCGGCCCTGAAAGccggcagcggcggcggcggcggatCCGGCTCCACCCGACTGCTTCCAGACTTCATTTACCAAGCGAGCCCGGACCCTGCCTCCAGGGAGACGGAGGACaggcagggaggaagaggagggaggagacggGCAGTGAAGGAGAACGGGAGGAAGGCTAAGCAGAAACTCAACTTCACCTCCTCGTCCCACAGGACcgaggaggaggcggagagaAACGACTCCGTCGACCAGCCGGCAAACAGCACCTCCTGGTCTGAGATGAGCTCGGTGGTGATTGGCTCCGACTACCGCCTCTCCCCGCTGAGCCCGGCCATGGAGCAGAGGCTCATCCTGCAGTATCTGACTCCGCTCGGAGATTACCAGGAG ctgctggccgTCTTCATGCAGCTGGACACCCGCTCATTGCTGATGAACTACATAGACCTCAGGCAGACCAAAAATGTCCAGCTGACTTTCGACGCCCTCCTG TATCTCgcctcgctgctcctccacaagAAGTTTGCAGCAGAGTTCATCGCTCACGGAGGAGTCCAGAAACTCCTGCAGATCCCGAGGCCGTCCATGGCAGCAACCGGGGTTTCACTCTGCCTCTACTACCTGGCGTACAACCAGGATGCTATGGAGAGG gtgtgcaCGCTCGCAGACGGCGTGCTGTCTGACGTGGTGTCCTACGCCCTGTGGCTGCTGGAGTCCTCCCACGCTTCAGGCGTCTGCCACGCCACCATGTTCTTCTCCATTTCCTTCTCCTTCAGGGCGGTGCTGCAGCTCTTCGACCACCAGGACGGCCTGCGCAGGCTGGTCAACCTG ATCAGTACTTTGGAGATCCTTAATGCAGAGAATGAGGTGTCCGTAATGAGCGATGACCAGGTCTTCTCCAGCCGACAGACCGCCAAACACACCTGCATGGCCCTGCGCAG GTACTTTGAGGCTCATCTGGCGGTCAAGGCTGAACAGGTCAAACAGTCCCTGCACCCATCAGACGGAGGCGGCGTCGTTCCCCAGCAGCCATTTTACAAA gcaTATACATACACCAGAGAGCAGGTCATTGAGATGATGGAGTTTCTCATCAACTGTGGacctcctcagctccactggGAACCAGTAGAGGTTTTCTACAAATTGTCCTGTGTCCCTTTGatgctgcagctcatttcagccGCCTGTGATTGGAGGACTTACTATGGAAG GAGTGACACAGTGCGTTATGCATTGGACATCCTGGCAATCCTGATGGTGGTTCCTAAAGTCCAGCTGGTGCTTGCGGACACTGTGGACGTTCTGGATGAAACCAGGTCGTCTGTTTCCACTGTGG gtaTGAGCATCATTCTGGGTGTCGCAGAGGGAGAAGTGTTTGCCAATGACGCTGAGATCCAGAAGTCTGCACTGCAG GTGATCATAAACTGTGTGTGCGCTCCAGACCAGAGCCTGAACACCACGGGTGCTTTTGCTGTCTCCCCCCTCAGGCTGTCCCTCCACCCCCAGCACCCCCCCACTCCCCACAACAGAGTGCTGGCCCACATGTGGCAAGTAGTGCAGAACAACAACGGTATAAAG gtgctgctgtctctgctgtcggTGAAGATGCCCATCACTGACGCAGACCTGATCCGCGGTCTGGCATGCAAGGCTCTGGTTGGACTCTCTCGCAGCTCAGCGATCAGACAAATCATCAGCAAACTGCCGCTCTTCACCAGCAGCCACATTCAACAG CTCATGAAAGAGCCGGTGCTGCAGGACAAACGAAGCGAGCACGTCCGTTTCTGCCGGTATGCCGCCGAGCTGACGGAGCGAGTGTCGGGGAAGCCTCTCCTCATGGGCACCGACGTTTCCCTGGCTCGCCTGCAGAGGGCCAACGTGGTCGCCCACTCCCGGATCACCTTCTCTGAGAAGGAACTCCTCATACTGATCAGAAACCACCTCATGGTGAAAGGGCTCCACGACACAGCGACGACACTCGTGAAGGAGGCGAACTTACCCGTTTACCCATACTTATCCCTCTGTCCGagctcttcctcctgctccacacctcccccctcctcctcctcagtgatTCCCAGGACTTGCCGGTTCAGTGGCGGGATCACGTCTCGTAATGTCGGCCACATCGGATCCTCTCCTGTGTCCTCGGCAGCTGCAGCCTCCGCTTCCACTCCCACTTCCTCTCGTTCCCTCGGGATTCCTCACTTGTCAtgctcctcttccccctctgccctctcctctcttaCCCCTCATCACGGACCTCACGGGCAGGGCTCACACCCGGTTGGCCGGATTTCGTTCACTCGGGAGCGCCCGGTGGCTCATTGCAGCTCAGGGAAAAAACTTCGCGCTCTGAAGCAGAAGTCTGACCACGGCGCTTTCATCCAG ACTCCGGCCATGAAGAAGCAGCTGGAGCCCCACCTTCCATCCCCCCCGAACCTGGACAGCATCATCACCGAGTACCTGAGGGAGCAGCACGCCCGCTGCCCCAACCCTGTGGCCACCTGCCCCCCCTTTTCTCTGTTCACCCCCCACCGCTGCCCTGAGCCGAAGCAGAGGCGACAGGCGCCGCTCAACTTCACCGCCCGCCTGGGGAGCCGGATGCTGTACCCTAAATATGGAGGCGTGGACAGGGCGTGTCTGGACAGACATCTGATATTCAGCAG gTTTCGGCCGATATCGGTCTTCCACGAGGGCGACGGAGACGAGAGCGGATTCACCTGTTGTGCCTTCTCAGCCCGCGAGCGTTTCCTGATGCTGGGAACCTGCTCGGGTCACCTCAAACTCTACAATGTCTTCTCTGGGGAGGAGGTGGCCAACTACACCTGCCACACGTCGGCCATCACACACCTCGAACCCTCCCGG GATGGGAAATTGCTGCTCACCTGTGCTTCTTGGAGTTTCCccctgtctgctctgtggagtATGGACGGAGTCTTCAGCAAGAA GAACTCGTTTGCAGACGATCACTACGTGGAGTTCAGTAAACTCTCTCAGGACAGAGTCATCGGCACCGAGGACCAAGTCGCTCAC ATCTACGACATCCAGACGGGTCAGAAGACTCTGACCCTGAACGACCCCGCCCTGGCCAACAACTACAAGAGGAACTGCGCCACCTTCAACCCCACCGACGACCTGGTGCTGAATGACGGCGTGCTGTGGGACGTGCGGGCGTCGCGAGCCATCCATAAGTTTGACAAGTTCAACATGAACATCAGCGGCGTTTTCCATCCCAACGGCCTGGAGGTCATCGTCAACACTGAGATC tgGGACCTGAGGACCTTCCACCTCCTGCACACCGTCCCTGCCCTGGACCAGTGCAGGCTGGTCTTCAACAGCAACGCCACCATCATGTATGGAG CGATGCTGCAAGCAGACGATGAGGACGACGCCATGGACCAACAGATGAAGAGTCCCTTCGGCTCGTCCTTCAGGACCTTCGATGCCACAGACTACAAGCCCATTG CCACGGTGGATGTAAAGAGGAACATCTTTGACCTCTGCACCGACGCCAAAGACTGCTACCTGGCTGTCATTGAG AACCAGGACACGGTGAGCTTGGACACGGTGTGTCGTCTGTACGAGGTGGGACGACAGAAGCTGCCAGAAGAAGGAGACGATGATGATCAG GATGACGAAGACCAGGACGATGATGATTCCTCAGACACAGATGATGACGACGAAGACGACGACGAGGATCTGGACACAGACCCGCTCATAGAGGAGCTGGCCAATAACGATGACCCGGAGGACGGAGACCAACCCAACTCTCCCACAGATGAGGAG ATCGCAGATCTACTTGGCGGCAACAGCGACGACGACAACAGCGATGTCGACGACTCGGACGACTCGGACCATTCAGACAGAAGCGATGACGGATCGGACTCGTTTGACCCCGACAATCCAAACT ACCCAGAACAGTCCGATGATGAGACTCAGATCCTTCAGGCCCTCAGCGACCGATGGTTCTCCTGA
- the LOC143329897 gene encoding DDB1- and CUL4-associated factor 1-like isoform X1, with product MSQRRATARQLLAAMSSPQEEPSAAVSAVLSSALSAAVSAAMAVAMAVDAKADLAALLDEWEEAQQGTTEQLLSILTRISELLERETGEYHKADPDPFDDRHPGRADPDCMLGQLLKMLFMNDDFTNALLDTYIMTSRELDLNTAACRLLQNIMPGLETAVVFQEKEGLVEKMFTWAREAERPLCVYATGLLARAMSNQEVAASYREENAQLVPIMIQRLHELQTEEAKRPQNLPQDPQVETSQTSSISTAQQDKTEGEEEEEEGERSRPVSKASSKPLSQLGSALKAGSGGGGGSGSTRLLPDFIYQASPDPASRETEDRQGGRGGRRRAVKENGRKAKQKLNFTSSSHRTEEEAERNDSVDQPANSTSWSEMSSVVIGSDYRLSPLSPAMEQRLILQYLTPLGDYQELLAVFMQLDTRSLLMNYIDLRQTKNVQLTFDALLYLASLLLHKKFAAEFIAHGGVQKLLQIPRPSMAATGVSLCLYYLAYNQDAMERVCTLADGVLSDVVSYALWLLESSHASGVCHATMFFSISFSFRAVLQLFDHQDGLRRLVNLISTLEILNAENEVSVMSDDQVFSSRQTAKHTCMALRRYFEAHLAVKAEQVKQSLHPSDGGGVVPQQPFYKAYTYTREQVIEMMEFLINCGPPQLHWEPVEVFYKLSCVPLMLQLISAACDWRTYYGRSDTVRYALDILAILMVVPKVQLVLADTVDVLDETRSSVSTVGMSIILGVAEGEVFANDAEIQKSALQVIINCVCAPDQSLNTTGAFAVSPLRLSLHPQHPPTPHNRVLAHMWQVVQNNNGIKVLLSLLSVKMPITDADLIRGLACKALVGLSRSSAIRQIISKLPLFTSSHIQQLMKEPVLQDKRSEHVRFCRYAAELTERVSGKPLLMGTDVSLARLQRANVVAHSRITFSEKELLILIRNHLMVKGLHDTATTLVKEANLPVYPYLSLCPSSSSCSTPPPSSSSVIPRTCRFSGGITSRNVGHIGSSPVSSAAAASASTPTSSRSLGIPHLSCSSSPSALSSLTPHHGPHGQGSHPVGRISFTRERPVAHCSSGKKLRALKQKSDHGAFIQTPAMKKQLEPHLPSPPNLDSIITEYLREQHARCPNPVATCPPFSLFTPHRCPEPKQRRQAPLNFTARLGSRMLYPKYGGVDRACLDRHLIFSRFRPISVFHEGDGDESGFTCCAFSARERFLMLGTCSGHLKLYNVFSGEEVANYTCHTSAITHLEPSRDGKLLLTCASWSFPLSALWSMDGVFSKKNSFADDHYVEFSKLSQDRVIGTEDQVAHIYDIQTGQKTLTLNDPALANNYKRNCATFNPTDDLVLNDGVLWDVRASRAIHKFDKFNMNISGVFHPNGLEVIVNTEIWDLRTFHLLHTVPALDQCRLVFNSNATIMYGAMLQADDEDDAMDQQMKSPFGSSFRTFDATDYKPIATVDVKRNIFDLCTDAKDCYLAVIENQDTVSLDTVCRLYEVGRQKLPEEGDDDDQDDEDQDDDDSSDTDDDDEDDDEDLDTDPLIEELANNDDPEDGDQPNSPTDEEIADLLGGNSDDDNSDVDDSDDSDHSDRSDDGSDSFDPDNPNYPEQSDDETQILQALSDRWFS from the exons ATGTCTCAGCGTCGAGCCACAGCCAGACAACTGCTG GCAGCCATGTCTTCCCCGCAAGAAGAACCGTCGGCCGCCGTGTCAGCCGTCCTGTCGTCTGCCCTGTCGGCCGCCGTGTCGGCTGCCATGGCAGTAGCCATGGCCGTGGACGCTAAGGCGGATCTCGCCGCGCTGCTAGATGAATGGGAAGAGGCGCAGCAGGgcaccacagagcagctgttgtcCATCCTCACAAG aataTCTGAGCTGCTTGAGCGGGAGACGGGAGAGTATCACAAAGCAGACCCTGATCCGTTCGATGACCGCCATCCAG GCCGGGCAGACCCAGACTGCATGCTGGGACAGCTGCTGAAGATGCTCTTTATGAACGATGACTTCACTAATGCG CTCTTGGACACATACATAATGACcagcagagagctggacctcAACACGGCCGCCTGTCGTCTGCTTCAGAACATCATGCCCGGCCTGGAGACCGCCGTCGTCTTCCAAGAGAAG GAAGGTCTGGTGGAGAAGATGTTCACCTGGGCTCGTGAAGCAGAGCGACCGCTGTGCGTCTACGCCACGGGCCTGCTGGCCAGAGCCATGAGCAACCAGGAAGTGGCGGCGAGCTACCGAGAGGAGAACGCTCAGCTG GTCCCGATCATGATTCAGCGCCTGCATGAGCTGCAAACTGAAGAGGCCAAGAGGCCCCAGAATCTACCTCAGGACCCTCAGGTTGAAACAAGCCAAACCTCAAGCATCTCAACAGCCCAGCAAGAcaagacagagggggaggaggaggaggaggagggggagaggagcaGGCCAGTGTCAAAGGCCAGTTCCAAACCTTTGTCACAGCTCGGTTCGGCCCTGAAAGccggcagcggcggcggcggcggatCCGGCTCCACCCGACTGCTTCCAGACTTCATTTACCAAGCGAGCCCGGACCCTGCCTCCAGGGAGACGGAGGACaggcagggaggaagaggagggaggagacggGCAGTGAAGGAGAACGGGAGGAAGGCTAAGCAGAAACTCAACTTCACCTCCTCGTCCCACAGGACcgaggaggaggcggagagaAACGACTCCGTCGACCAGCCGGCAAACAGCACCTCCTGGTCTGAGATGAGCTCGGTGGTGATTGGCTCCGACTACCGCCTCTCCCCGCTGAGCCCGGCCATGGAGCAGAGGCTCATCCTGCAGTATCTGACTCCGCTCGGAGATTACCAGGAG ctgctggccgTCTTCATGCAGCTGGACACCCGCTCATTGCTGATGAACTACATAGACCTCAGGCAGACCAAAAATGTCCAGCTGACTTTCGACGCCCTCCTG TATCTCgcctcgctgctcctccacaagAAGTTTGCAGCAGAGTTCATCGCTCACGGAGGAGTCCAGAAACTCCTGCAGATCCCGAGGCCGTCCATGGCAGCAACCGGGGTTTCACTCTGCCTCTACTACCTGGCGTACAACCAGGATGCTATGGAGAGG gtgtgcaCGCTCGCAGACGGCGTGCTGTCTGACGTGGTGTCCTACGCCCTGTGGCTGCTGGAGTCCTCCCACGCTTCAGGCGTCTGCCACGCCACCATGTTCTTCTCCATTTCCTTCTCCTTCAGGGCGGTGCTGCAGCTCTTCGACCACCAGGACGGCCTGCGCAGGCTGGTCAACCTG ATCAGTACTTTGGAGATCCTTAATGCAGAGAATGAGGTGTCCGTAATGAGCGATGACCAGGTCTTCTCCAGCCGACAGACCGCCAAACACACCTGCATGGCCCTGCGCAG GTACTTTGAGGCTCATCTGGCGGTCAAGGCTGAACAGGTCAAACAGTCCCTGCACCCATCAGACGGAGGCGGCGTCGTTCCCCAGCAGCCATTTTACAAA gcaTATACATACACCAGAGAGCAGGTCATTGAGATGATGGAGTTTCTCATCAACTGTGGacctcctcagctccactggGAACCAGTAGAGGTTTTCTACAAATTGTCCTGTGTCCCTTTGatgctgcagctcatttcagccGCCTGTGATTGGAGGACTTACTATGGAAG GAGTGACACAGTGCGTTATGCATTGGACATCCTGGCAATCCTGATGGTGGTTCCTAAAGTCCAGCTGGTGCTTGCGGACACTGTGGACGTTCTGGATGAAACCAGGTCGTCTGTTTCCACTGTGG gtaTGAGCATCATTCTGGGTGTCGCAGAGGGAGAAGTGTTTGCCAATGACGCTGAGATCCAGAAGTCTGCACTGCAG GTGATCATAAACTGTGTGTGCGCTCCAGACCAGAGCCTGAACACCACGGGTGCTTTTGCTGTCTCCCCCCTCAGGCTGTCCCTCCACCCCCAGCACCCCCCCACTCCCCACAACAGAGTGCTGGCCCACATGTGGCAAGTAGTGCAGAACAACAACGGTATAAAG gtgctgctgtctctgctgtcggTGAAGATGCCCATCACTGACGCAGACCTGATCCGCGGTCTGGCATGCAAGGCTCTGGTTGGACTCTCTCGCAGCTCAGCGATCAGACAAATCATCAGCAAACTGCCGCTCTTCACCAGCAGCCACATTCAACAG CTCATGAAAGAGCCGGTGCTGCAGGACAAACGAAGCGAGCACGTCCGTTTCTGCCGGTATGCCGCCGAGCTGACGGAGCGAGTGTCGGGGAAGCCTCTCCTCATGGGCACCGACGTTTCCCTGGCTCGCCTGCAGAGGGCCAACGTGGTCGCCCACTCCCGGATCACCTTCTCTGAGAAGGAACTCCTCATACTGATCAGAAACCACCTCATGGTGAAAGGGCTCCACGACACAGCGACGACACTCGTGAAGGAGGCGAACTTACCCGTTTACCCATACTTATCCCTCTGTCCGagctcttcctcctgctccacacctcccccctcctcctcctcagtgatTCCCAGGACTTGCCGGTTCAGTGGCGGGATCACGTCTCGTAATGTCGGCCACATCGGATCCTCTCCTGTGTCCTCGGCAGCTGCAGCCTCCGCTTCCACTCCCACTTCCTCTCGTTCCCTCGGGATTCCTCACTTGTCAtgctcctcttccccctctgccctctcctctcttaCCCCTCATCACGGACCTCACGGGCAGGGCTCACACCCGGTTGGCCGGATTTCGTTCACTCGGGAGCGCCCGGTGGCTCATTGCAGCTCAGGGAAAAAACTTCGCGCTCTGAAGCAGAAGTCTGACCACGGCGCTTTCATCCAG ACTCCGGCCATGAAGAAGCAGCTGGAGCCCCACCTTCCATCCCCCCCGAACCTGGACAGCATCATCACCGAGTACCTGAGGGAGCAGCACGCCCGCTGCCCCAACCCTGTGGCCACCTGCCCCCCCTTTTCTCTGTTCACCCCCCACCGCTGCCCTGAGCCGAAGCAGAGGCGACAGGCGCCGCTCAACTTCACCGCCCGCCTGGGGAGCCGGATGCTGTACCCTAAATATGGAGGCGTGGACAGGGCGTGTCTGGACAGACATCTGATATTCAGCAG gTTTCGGCCGATATCGGTCTTCCACGAGGGCGACGGAGACGAGAGCGGATTCACCTGTTGTGCCTTCTCAGCCCGCGAGCGTTTCCTGATGCTGGGAACCTGCTCGGGTCACCTCAAACTCTACAATGTCTTCTCTGGGGAGGAGGTGGCCAACTACACCTGCCACACGTCGGCCATCACACACCTCGAACCCTCCCGG GATGGGAAATTGCTGCTCACCTGTGCTTCTTGGAGTTTCCccctgtctgctctgtggagtATGGACGGAGTCTTCAGCAAGAA GAACTCGTTTGCAGACGATCACTACGTGGAGTTCAGTAAACTCTCTCAGGACAGAGTCATCGGCACCGAGGACCAAGTCGCTCAC ATCTACGACATCCAGACGGGTCAGAAGACTCTGACCCTGAACGACCCCGCCCTGGCCAACAACTACAAGAGGAACTGCGCCACCTTCAACCCCACCGACGACCTGGTGCTGAATGACGGCGTGCTGTGGGACGTGCGGGCGTCGCGAGCCATCCATAAGTTTGACAAGTTCAACATGAACATCAGCGGCGTTTTCCATCCCAACGGCCTGGAGGTCATCGTCAACACTGAGATC tgGGACCTGAGGACCTTCCACCTCCTGCACACCGTCCCTGCCCTGGACCAGTGCAGGCTGGTCTTCAACAGCAACGCCACCATCATGTATGGAG CGATGCTGCAAGCAGACGATGAGGACGACGCCATGGACCAACAGATGAAGAGTCCCTTCGGCTCGTCCTTCAGGACCTTCGATGCCACAGACTACAAGCCCATTG CCACGGTGGATGTAAAGAGGAACATCTTTGACCTCTGCACCGACGCCAAAGACTGCTACCTGGCTGTCATTGAG AACCAGGACACGGTGAGCTTGGACACGGTGTGTCGTCTGTACGAGGTGGGACGACAGAAGCTGCCAGAAGAAGGAGACGATGATGATCAG GATGACGAAGACCAGGACGATGATGATTCCTCAGACACAGATGATGACGACGAAGACGACGACGAGGATCTGGACACAGACCCGCTCATAGAGGAGCTGGCCAATAACGATGACCCGGAGGACGGAGACCAACCCAACTCTCCCACAGATGAGGAG ATCGCAGATCTACTTGGCGGCAACAGCGACGACGACAACAGCGATGTCGACGACTCGGACGACTCGGACCATTCAGACAGAAGCGATGACGGATCGGACTCGTTTGACCCCGACAATCCAAACT ACCCAGAACAGTCCGATGATGAGACTCAGATCCTTCAGGCCCTCAGCGACCGATGGTTCTCCTGA